From a single Tachypleus tridentatus isolate NWPU-2018 chromosome 6, ASM421037v1, whole genome shotgun sequence genomic region:
- the LOC143252641 gene encoding very long chain fatty acid elongase 6-like isoform X1, which yields MTVANFTMSVVTSNFRVSANTPNYAYVFNFEQDFDQRENRDWMINNWYQAFYFVGAYMVFVFGGQAYMQSRPRYELRRVLAAWNVFLAAFSIIGTVRTLPEMIHVLREYGLQHSVCNPSFIEQVKVSGFWTWMFTLSKVPELGDTIFIILRKQNLVFLHWYHHITVLLFSWYSYTEHIAPARWYVVMNYIVHSIMYSYFALRALRYNVPRYVAMVITTSQILQMVVGAYVSYLGYQVKLRGEFCQISEDTAKLAILMYLSYFVLFARLFYNAYLQPKRGKLQKSE from the coding sequence ATTTCACGATGTCTGTGGTGACCAGTAATTTCCGGGTTTCTGCCAATACACCGAATTACGCATACGTCTTCAACTTTGAACAGGACTTCGACCAGCGGGAGAATCGTGATTGGATGATAAACAACTGGTACCAAGCCTTTTATTTCGTCGGTGCTTACATGGTGTTTGTCTTCGGTGGACAAGCTTACATGCAGTCACGCCCTCGGTACGAGTTACGACGAGTCCTGGCAGCTTGGAACGTTTTCCTAGCAGCGTTCAGTATCATTGGAACAGTGCGCACTCTCCCAGAGATGATCCACGTGCTTCGGGAATATGGCTTACAACACTCCGTCTGCAACCCGAGCTTCATTGAACAGGTGAAGGTTAGTGGGTTTTGGACATGGATGTTCACCCTCTCCAAGGTTCCCGAACTAGGCGACACTATCTTCATCATTCTCCGCAAGCAAAACTTGGTGTTTCTCCACTGGTACCACCACATCACGGTCCTTCTCTTCTCCTGGTACAGCTACACTGAGCATATCGCTCCTGCCCGCTGGTACGTTGTCATGAACTACATCGTGCATTCCATCATGTACTCCTACTTCGCTCTTCGCGCTTTACGATACAATGTTCCTCGGTACGTTGCCATGGTAATAACAACATCCCAGATCCTGCAGATGGTAGTGGGTGCTTACGTCAGCTATTTGGGTTACCAAGTAAAACTCCGGGGAGAGTTCTGCCAGATTTCTGAAGATACAGCGAAACTCGCCATTCTTATGTATCTGTCGTACTTTGTTCTTTTCGCCCGTTTGTTTTATAATGCCTACTTGCAGCCAAAGAGAGGCAAATTACAGAAATCAGAATAA
- the LOC143252641 gene encoding very long chain fatty acid elongase 6-like isoform X2, which yields MSVVTSNFRVSANTPNYAYVFNFEQDFDQRENRDWMINNWYQAFYFVGAYMVFVFGGQAYMQSRPRYELRRVLAAWNVFLAAFSIIGTVRTLPEMIHVLREYGLQHSVCNPSFIEQVKVSGFWTWMFTLSKVPELGDTIFIILRKQNLVFLHWYHHITVLLFSWYSYTEHIAPARWYVVMNYIVHSIMYSYFALRALRYNVPRYVAMVITTSQILQMVVGAYVSYLGYQVKLRGEFCQISEDTAKLAILMYLSYFVLFARLFYNAYLQPKRGKLQKSE from the coding sequence ATGTCTGTGGTGACCAGTAATTTCCGGGTTTCTGCCAATACACCGAATTACGCATACGTCTTCAACTTTGAACAGGACTTCGACCAGCGGGAGAATCGTGATTGGATGATAAACAACTGGTACCAAGCCTTTTATTTCGTCGGTGCTTACATGGTGTTTGTCTTCGGTGGACAAGCTTACATGCAGTCACGCCCTCGGTACGAGTTACGACGAGTCCTGGCAGCTTGGAACGTTTTCCTAGCAGCGTTCAGTATCATTGGAACAGTGCGCACTCTCCCAGAGATGATCCACGTGCTTCGGGAATATGGCTTACAACACTCCGTCTGCAACCCGAGCTTCATTGAACAGGTGAAGGTTAGTGGGTTTTGGACATGGATGTTCACCCTCTCCAAGGTTCCCGAACTAGGCGACACTATCTTCATCATTCTCCGCAAGCAAAACTTGGTGTTTCTCCACTGGTACCACCACATCACGGTCCTTCTCTTCTCCTGGTACAGCTACACTGAGCATATCGCTCCTGCCCGCTGGTACGTTGTCATGAACTACATCGTGCATTCCATCATGTACTCCTACTTCGCTCTTCGCGCTTTACGATACAATGTTCCTCGGTACGTTGCCATGGTAATAACAACATCCCAGATCCTGCAGATGGTAGTGGGTGCTTACGTCAGCTATTTGGGTTACCAAGTAAAACTCCGGGGAGAGTTCTGCCAGATTTCTGAAGATACAGCGAAACTCGCCATTCTTATGTATCTGTCGTACTTTGTTCTTTTCGCCCGTTTGTTTTATAATGCCTACTTGCAGCCAAAGAGAGGCAAATTACAGAAATCAGAATAA